In a single window of the Nodularia spumigena CCY9414 genome:
- a CDS encoding Fur family transcriptional regulator yields the protein MQNPSISPKPIRSLEDALERCQQLGMRVSRQRRFILELLWQANEHLSAREIYDRLSQQGKEIGNTSVYQNLDALSNQGIIECIERCDGRLYGNISDSHSHVNCIDTNQLLDVHIELPEELIRQVEQKTGVRITEYSVNFYGYRNSPDKP from the coding sequence ATGCAAAATCCATCGATATCTCCAAAACCAATTCGTTCCCTAGAAGATGCCCTTGAGCGGTGTCAACAGCTAGGTATGCGCGTCAGCCGTCAGCGACGCTTTATTTTAGAACTGCTATGGCAAGCCAATGAACATCTTTCTGCTAGAGAAATTTATGATCGCCTCAGCCAGCAAGGTAAAGAAATTGGTAACACTTCTGTCTATCAAAATTTAGATGCCTTATCAAATCAGGGCATCATTGAATGTATTGAACGCTGTGACGGGCGTTTATACGGTAATATCAGTGATTCCCATAGTCACGTCAACTGTATAGATACTAATCAACTTCTTGATGTTCACATAGAACTACCAGAAGAATTAATCCGTCAAGTTGAACAAAAAACAGGAGTGCGGATTACTGAATACAGTGTTAACTTTTATGGTTATCGCAATTCCCCAGACAAACCGTAA
- a CDS encoding glycosyltransferase family 9 protein has product MRVVALVPGGIGDQILFFPTLDDLKRNYPNAQLDVVVEPRSKAAYRVSKSVNDVLSFDYNDRNSLADWSNLVGTIRDREYDAVITVGQSWLMGLLLWLTGIPTRVGYQGKGAGFLTDSVPFQANKYVAAVYHDLLQPFGIKTPCRELAVNILKPDIEWSQNEQKRLGVNETGYILIHAGSSQVTPTDVDKLYPVENWQQIIQECQQKQPDLPVVVIQGSENDPIRRSLLERTPGIKVTYPTNIGKIAAMIGGASLMLSTDDPLLHLSVAVQTYTIALFGPTDPAKLLPKSDKFLAIKSPTGQMADISPQTVLDKIWAG; this is encoded by the coding sequence ATGCGAGTAGTAGCCCTTGTTCCTGGTGGAATTGGCGACCAAATTCTTTTCTTCCCAACACTAGATGATTTAAAGCGTAATTACCCTAACGCTCAGTTAGATGTCGTTGTGGAACCCCGGTCAAAGGCTGCCTACCGGGTGAGCAAGTCAGTTAATGATGTTCTGAGCTTCGATTATAACGACCGCAACAGTTTGGCGGATTGGAGCAATCTAGTTGGCACGATTCGCGATCGCGAGTATGATGCCGTCATCACTGTGGGACAAAGCTGGTTAATGGGTCTTTTACTCTGGTTAACGGGAATTCCTACCCGCGTTGGCTACCAAGGCAAAGGCGCAGGTTTTCTCACTGATTCTGTACCATTCCAAGCAAACAAGTATGTGGCGGCAGTTTACCACGATTTGCTGCAACCGTTTGGGATTAAAACCCCTTGCCGAGAATTAGCAGTGAATATACTGAAGCCAGATATTGAGTGGTCACAAAATGAACAAAAACGCTTGGGGGTAAATGAAACAGGCTACATATTGATTCATGCTGGTTCTAGTCAGGTAACTCCAACAGATGTGGATAAACTCTACCCCGTGGAAAATTGGCAGCAAATTATTCAAGAATGTCAGCAAAAGCAGCCAGATTTACCTGTGGTGGTGATTCAAGGATCTGAAAATGACCCAATTAGGCGATCGCTCCTAGAAAGGACTCCCGGTATCAAAGTGACTTATCCTACTAATATTGGCAAGATAGCGGCCATGATTGGCGGCGCAAGTTTGATGTTATCAACCGATGATCCACTACTTCACCTCAGTGTGGCAGTGCAAACTTATACTATTGCTCTATTTGGCCCTACAGATCCAGCAAAGTTGTTGCCAAAAAGTGATAAATTTCTGGCGATTAAATCACCGACAGGTCAAATGGCGGATATTTCACCCCAAACCGTTTTGGATAAAATTTGGGCTGGGTGA
- the cobD gene encoding threonine-phosphate decarboxylase CobD, producing MRQPVHGGNLVWAAALAGCPPEAIVDFSASISPLGPPKSAIAAIYSQVGNLRHYPNPDYSDLRLALGRFHQLPSEWILPGNGSAELLTLAGRELANLSATTLITPAFGDYYRTLTAYNAKILEFPLSLDGEWGMGNEMEKFLTPCPRHPAPLPLPPCPRHPAPLPLPPSASSGLLLNNPHNPTGRLFSREAILPYLEEYALVVVDEAFMDFVPPDAEQSLIGVVQDYPNLVVLRSLTKFYSLPGLRLGYAIAHPERLSLWQSWRDPWPVNTLAAAAAVAAVQDQEFQELTWKWLTPARNQLFQGLASIPGLQPLEGAANFLLVKSEQSVLQLQKKLLQHHQILIRDCLSFKELGDRFFRVAVRSEADNQRLLTALSSITDEGRPISHK from the coding sequence ATGCGGCAACCAGTTCACGGCGGAAATTTAGTTTGGGCAGCAGCACTAGCTGGTTGTCCACCTGAAGCTATTGTGGATTTTTCTGCCAGCATCAGTCCATTGGGGCCACCAAAGAGTGCGATCGCCGCTATTTATTCTCAAGTTGGTAATCTTAGACACTATCCTAACCCAGACTACAGTGACCTAAGACTTGCTCTGGGTCGCTTTCATCAACTACCTTCTGAGTGGATTTTGCCAGGGAATGGTTCAGCAGAATTACTGACTTTAGCAGGTAGAGAGTTAGCAAACTTATCCGCAACAACGTTAATTACTCCAGCCTTTGGCGATTATTACCGCACCCTCACGGCATACAACGCTAAAATTCTGGAGTTTCCCCTTTCTTTAGATGGGGAATGGGGAATGGGAAATGAGATGGAAAAATTTCTTACCCCCTGCCCCCGGCACCCTGCCCCCCTGCCTCTTCCCCCCTGCCCCCGGCACCCTGCCCCCCTGCCTCTTCCTCCATCCGCAAGTTCGGGATTATTGCTGAATAATCCTCATAATCCCACGGGGAGGTTATTCTCACGAGAGGCGATTTTGCCTTATTTGGAGGAATACGCTTTGGTGGTGGTGGATGAGGCGTTTATGGATTTTGTGCCACCTGATGCGGAACAAAGCCTAATTGGGGTGGTACAGGACTATCCAAATTTAGTAGTATTGCGATCGCTCACGAAATTTTACAGTCTGCCGGGACTAAGATTAGGATATGCGATCGCTCACCCTGAGCGTCTTTCTCTATGGCAATCATGGCGCGATCCTTGGCCTGTAAATACCTTAGCCGCAGCCGCAGCAGTTGCAGCCGTCCAAGACCAAGAGTTTCAAGAACTCACCTGGAAATGGCTAACACCGGCACGAAACCAACTTTTTCAAGGTTTAGCCTCAATTCCCGGTTTACAGCCTCTAGAGGGCGCTGCTAACTTCTTACTGGTGAAATCAGAACAATCGGTTTTGCAGTTACAAAAAAAATTACTCCAGCATCACCAAATTTTAATTCGTGATTGCCTGAGTTTTAAAGAATTAGGCGATCGCTTTTTCCGAGTTGCTGTCCGTTCCGAGGCTGATAACCAACGTTTATTAACAGCCTTATCTTCAATAACTGATGAAGGTAGACCGATATCCCACAAATAA
- a CDS encoding dihydrolipoyl dehydrogenase family protein, which translates to MTIDYDLVIIGGTLAGRYAALVATQLKATVALVESQVNYEFSQHQAMSEIGNIVHNMNDVAGLGIHSTQAKNSDKCQVSVTWTEAKRYTDGVVSNIQEQNSPANLAALGVDVILGSGQFQSLPHLAFAVNQRLLRGRTYLLASGSVRGVPDIEGLQTTGYLTLSNIWQCLKQPSLPQNWVIIGGVPQSIEVAQTLARLGCSVTLAVKSASILPYADSEIAHLLQAQLEVDGVRVLTQKPVTQVKLIEDKKWVQAGDKAIETDEILVATDQEPNVEFLNLAAVGVKWRQRRLVVNDKLQTTNHRIYACGDVIGGYDFPNVANYEARIAVKNALFFPRLRVNYQCIPWGLNSHPRLAEVGLTEAQAKRQFKLDEVFVLRQYYKSVTAAQLRDETTGICKLIVLRNGEILGASILGAEAGELINLIALAMSQKIRVKQLANLSAVYPSFSEIIENAAREWGKEKLNSNFGLQDFLEGLFHFRRDWNL; encoded by the coding sequence ATGACAATTGATTATGATTTAGTAATTATTGGTGGTACTCTAGCCGGACGCTATGCAGCCTTAGTTGCAACCCAACTCAAGGCTACAGTTGCTTTGGTGGAATCTCAAGTAAATTATGAGTTTAGTCAACACCAAGCTATGAGCGAAATTGGCAACATCGTCCATAACATGAATGATGTAGCTGGTTTGGGAATTCACAGCACACAAGCGAAGAACTCAGACAAATGTCAAGTATCTGTGACATGGACAGAAGCCAAGCGGTATACTGACGGCGTTGTGTCCAATATTCAAGAACAGAACTCTCCCGCCAATTTAGCCGCCTTGGGTGTCGATGTGATTCTTGGCAGTGGTCAATTTCAATCTTTACCCCATTTAGCCTTTGCGGTAAATCAACGCCTGCTAAGGGGGCGTACCTATTTATTAGCTAGTGGTTCTGTGCGAGGCGTTCCAGACATCGAAGGATTACAAACCACTGGCTACTTAACTTTATCTAATATTTGGCAGTGTCTCAAGCAACCAAGTTTACCCCAAAATTGGGTAATTATTGGCGGTGTTCCCCAAAGTATTGAAGTTGCTCAAACCTTGGCGCGGTTGGGTTGTAGTGTAACTTTAGCAGTTAAATCTGCATCTATTCTGCCCTACGCTGACTCAGAAATCGCCCACCTGCTGCAAGCACAGTTAGAAGTTGATGGTGTGCGTGTTCTCACTCAGAAACCAGTAACTCAAGTAAAATTAATTGAGGATAAAAAGTGGGTTCAGGCGGGAGATAAAGCAATTGAAACTGATGAAATTTTAGTCGCAACTGACCAGGAACCAAATGTTGAGTTTCTCAATTTGGCGGCTGTGGGCGTAAAATGGCGGCAGCGTCGCTTGGTTGTCAATGATAAATTACAAACCACTAACCACCGGATTTATGCCTGTGGTGATGTAATTGGTGGTTATGATTTTCCTAATGTTGCGAATTATGAAGCTAGAATTGCAGTCAAAAATGCCCTGTTTTTTCCGAGATTAAGGGTTAATTATCAGTGCATTCCTTGGGGGCTAAATTCTCATCCCAGGTTGGCGGAAGTGGGTTTGACTGAAGCGCAAGCAAAACGCCAATTTAAATTAGATGAAGTTTTCGTTTTGCGACAATATTATAAATCAGTTACAGCAGCCCAACTGCGGGACGAAACTACAGGTATATGTAAATTAATTGTACTCCGCAATGGGGAAATTTTGGGTGCTTCTATATTAGGGGCGGAAGCTGGAGAGTTAATTAATTTAATTGCTTTGGCGATGTCTCAAAAAATTAGGGTTAAACAGTTAGCAAATTTATCTGCTGTCTATCCCAGTTTTTCAGAAATTATCGAAAATGCAGCTAGGGAGTGGGGTAAGGAAAAGTTAAATAGCAATTTTGGTTTACAAGATTTTCTGGAAGGCTTGTTTCATTTTCGCCGTGACTGGAATTTGTGA
- a CDS encoding sodium-dependent bicarbonate transport family permease, which produces MDFLSDFLTLFLAKLQSPTLGFLIGGMVVAAVNSRLQIPDAIYKFIVFMLLIKVGLSGGIAIRNADLAKMLLPAVFAVVVGILIVFIGRYTLAKLPKVKTVDAIATAGLFGAVSGSTLAAALTILETEGIEYEAWAAALYPFMDIPALVTAIVLASIYTSKQRDTADEYLSKQEYSSKQAIIARGYPSKQHERVKIWPIVKESLQGSALSALLLGLALGLLTRPESVYESFFNPLFRGLLSILMLVMGMEATARISELRRVGQWYALYAFVAPLLHGFIAFGFGMIAHYTTGFSLGGVVILAVIAASSSDISGPPTLRAGIPSANPSAYIGASTAVGTPVALALGIPLYIGLAQALMGG; this is translated from the coding sequence ATGGATTTTTTATCCGATTTCTTGACGCTCTTCCTGGCGAAGTTGCAGTCCCCGACACTCGGCTTTCTGATTGGCGGTATGGTTGTTGCCGCCGTCAATAGCCGATTGCAAATTCCAGATGCGATCTATAAGTTCATCGTCTTCATGCTGCTCATCAAAGTCGGACTGAGCGGCGGCATTGCGATCCGCAATGCCGATCTAGCAAAGATGCTGTTGCCCGCCGTGTTCGCCGTGGTAGTGGGGATTCTGATCGTGTTCATCGGGCGCTACACGTTGGCCAAGCTGCCGAAAGTCAAAACTGTGGATGCCATTGCAACTGCGGGCTTGTTCGGTGCCGTGAGTGGTTCTACCCTCGCCGCCGCCCTGACGATACTGGAAACCGAAGGCATCGAATACGAGGCCTGGGCTGCCGCACTTTATCCCTTCATGGACATCCCAGCTCTGGTAACTGCGATCGTCTTGGCCAGCATTTATACGAGCAAGCAGCGCGATACCGCAGACGAGTATCTCAGCAAGCAGGAGTATTCCAGCAAGCAGGCTATTATCGCACGCGGGTATCCCAGCAAGCAGCACGAGCGGGTCAAAATATGGCCTATCGTGAAGGAAAGCCTCCAGGGATCTGCCCTATCGGCACTGTTACTCGGCCTCGCTCTAGGACTGCTAACCCGGCCGGAAAGTGTCTATGAGAGCTTCTTCAATCCCCTCTTCCGCGGCCTGCTTTCGATCCTGATGCTGGTAATGGGCATGGAGGCCACCGCAAGGATCAGCGAGCTGCGCCGGGTCGGCCAGTGGTATGCCCTATATGCCTTTGTAGCGCCTCTACTGCATGGGTTCATCGCCTTCGGTTTCGGCATGATCGCCCACTACACCACGGGATTCAGCCTTGGCGGCGTTGTGATCCTGGCCGTCATCGCCGCCTCCAGTTCAGACATCTCAGGGCCACCCACTTTACGAGCCGGTATCCCGTCGGCTAATCCCTCCGCCTACATCGGCGCGTCCACAGCCGTCGGCACGCCAGTTGCGCTTGCCTTGGGAATACCGCTCTACATCGGACTCGCCCAGGCGCTGATGGGCGGCTGA
- a CDS encoding HU family DNA-binding protein has protein sequence MNKGELVDAVSEKASVTKKQADAVLTAALETIIEAVSSGDKVTLVGFGSFESRERKAREGRNPKTNEKMEIPATRVPAFSAGKLFREKVAPPKEPKEVKE, from the coding sequence ATGAACAAGGGTGAATTAGTTGATGCTGTGTCTGAAAAGGCTAGTGTTACCAAAAAACAAGCCGATGCTGTGTTAACTGCGGCGTTGGAAACGATTATCGAAGCTGTTTCTTCTGGCGATAAAGTCACGCTAGTCGGATTTGGTTCCTTTGAATCTCGCGAACGCAAGGCTCGTGAAGGTCGTAACCCCAAAACCAATGAAAAGATGGAAATCCCTGCCACCAGGGTTCCTGCTTTCTCTGCTGGTAAGCTTTTTAGAGAAAAGGTTGCACCCCCAAAAGAACCCAAAGAAGTAAAAGAATAG
- a CDS encoding CRR6 family NdhI maturation factor has protein sequence MTITITLDTDYVNNLDISPALTVISPLLEEGAIASHEQQLSFEIKYALEPGDPREFSEIPELRLWFVRLDAKYPWLPFLLDWKSGEFARYTAMLVPHQFSAKEGIQYNPEALEIFLMHKIFILGDWLKQQGIPSQSRLKSMAQMLGYDLDDAFFEIFS, from the coding sequence ATGACAATCACGATCACACTCGATACTGACTACGTTAACAATTTAGATATTTCACCAGCCTTGACGGTGATTTCGCCACTGCTGGAAGAAGGAGCGATCGCATCTCACGAACAGCAACTGAGTTTTGAGATAAAATACGCTTTAGAACCTGGAGATCCCCGCGAATTTTCCGAAATTCCAGAGTTAAGGCTGTGGTTTGTGCGTTTGGATGCCAAGTATCCCTGGTTACCATTTTTACTAGATTGGAAATCTGGAGAATTTGCTCGTTATACAGCCATGCTTGTACCACACCAATTCAGCGCTAAAGAAGGTATTCAATATAACCCTGAAGCTTTAGAAATATTTCTCATGCACAAAATTTTTATCTTAGGTGATTGGCTCAAGCAACAAGGTATCCCCAGCCAATCGCGCTTAAAGTCTATGGCGCAAATGCTCGGTTATGACTTAGATGATGCCTTTTTTGAGATTTTTTCTTAA
- a CDS encoding DUF3685 domain-containing protein, whose translation MSNRPLRLLLIDQDPIFRLGLRVALSALPDIQVVAEAETDTRALQILAELAQKNPNQVNLVVLELGNGRSISSQQNGLQLCQQLKIQYPQLPVLLLSSVQEPGLLLAVKAAGVNGYCPKGTPISQLVAAMEKVADGGSYWFLEQRRVEPTTYPMTPSPSLPLARVRKNWYLSGIGYIEAALAEVTAQLQTPGLPLIDRAVFAGQRRELLAARWLLTRLLVSPQEIQSEQPQESISATPKPPVISALSNAIVPLELQQQPTSPPLLSPRSLQSDLFSLCVTKLQSSLQNVTDVALEIDIFREDKKRELLYIVLQKLAQQLDELRLPQITIAQLESLKDSILYDLWQSAITDFFGKFYRVQVSNQNIEVVNLLLQNYRVIQTEIFNKIPLVVELFSYLVFQTDLHIDNTCYSAGSPEAKSQALIILENLLIQVANGVVQPLLNSLADVEEIKENYYDRKLISTREIERFRNELSWKYRLNKYINEPKAMFESSYELFVLAPRGIAKTSLYAPRSQELAQLSGIPLLVTLTLEFRDAIAPRLKSLLSVVGSSIVFLLTKIVGRGLGLIGRGILQGIGSVSFTEKNFKRHSERQK comes from the coding sequence ATGAGCAATAGACCCCTAAGATTATTGTTAATTGACCAAGACCCCATATTCCGCCTGGGACTACGGGTAGCGTTGTCAGCATTACCTGATATCCAAGTGGTAGCGGAAGCAGAAACAGATACAAGGGCTTTGCAGATACTAGCAGAACTGGCTCAAAAAAACCCCAACCAAGTGAATTTGGTGGTTTTAGAATTAGGTAATGGTCGCTCCATCTCCAGTCAGCAGAACGGTTTACAACTTTGTCAACAACTAAAAATTCAATACCCTCAATTACCGGTTTTGCTCCTGAGTTCGGTGCAAGAACCAGGATTATTGTTAGCAGTTAAAGCTGCTGGCGTTAATGGTTATTGTCCTAAAGGTACTCCGATTTCCCAATTAGTCGCTGCTATGGAAAAAGTAGCAGATGGTGGTTCTTATTGGTTTCTTGAACAGCGAAGGGTAGAACCAACTACTTACCCCATGACCCCATCACCGAGCCTACCCCTGGCTAGGGTGCGGAAAAATTGGTATTTGTCAGGAATTGGTTACATTGAGGCGGCTTTAGCCGAAGTTACGGCGCAATTACAAACCCCTGGATTACCATTAATAGATAGAGCCGTTTTCGCTGGACAACGACGAGAATTGTTAGCAGCTCGTTGGTTGCTGACTCGGTTATTAGTTTCACCACAGGAAATACAGTCCGAACAGCCGCAAGAATCAATTTCTGCGACTCCGAAACCGCCTGTAATTTCAGCCTTAAGTAATGCCATTGTGCCATTAGAGTTACAACAGCAACCAACTTCGCCGCCTCTACTTAGTCCGCGATCGCTACAATCTGATTTATTCTCATTATGTGTTACCAAATTACAATCCTCTTTACAAAACGTCACAGATGTAGCTTTAGAAATTGACATCTTTCGTGAAGATAAAAAACGGGAATTACTGTATATAGTTCTGCAAAAACTAGCTCAACAACTTGATGAACTGCGTCTCCCTCAAATCACAATTGCTCAACTAGAAAGTTTAAAAGACAGCATATTATATGACTTATGGCAATCAGCAATTACAGATTTCTTTGGTAAATTTTATCGAGTACAAGTAAGTAATCAGAACATAGAAGTCGTTAATTTATTGCTGCAAAATTATCGAGTTATCCAAACAGAGATTTTCAATAAAATTCCCCTAGTTGTAGAATTATTTTCTTATTTGGTATTTCAGACAGATTTGCACATTGATAATACCTGCTACTCAGCCGGTAGCCCGGAAGCGAAATCCCAAGCATTAATAATTTTAGAAAATTTATTAATTCAAGTAGCCAATGGTGTAGTGCAACCACTGCTCAACTCTTTAGCAGATGTGGAAGAAATTAAAGAAAATTATTATGACCGCAAATTAATTTCCACAAGAGAAATAGAACGCTTTCGTAATGAGTTGTCATGGAAATACCGTTTAAACAAGTATATCAATGAGCCGAAAGCCATGTTTGAAAGTAGCTATGAGTTATTTGTCTTAGCACCGCGTGGAATTGCCAAAACTTCACTTTATGCTCCGCGTAGTCAGGAATTAGCCCAGCTTTCTGGTATTCCCCTATTAGTGACATTAACACTAGAATTTCGAGATGCGATCGCACCCCGGTTAAAATCATTATTATCTGTAGTAGGTAGCAGTATTGTTTTCCTGCTCACAAAAATAGTGGGTCGGGGTTTAGGTTTAATCGGTCGTGGTATTCTGCAAGGAATTGGTAGCGTATCCTTTACAGAAAAGAACTTCAAGCGCCATAGTGAGCGACAAAAGTGA
- a CDS encoding P-II family nitrogen regulator: MTQQASKLVIVTEKLLLKQIAKIIDEAGATGYTVVDAGGKGSRNVRSSGQTTVSDTYSNIKFEVLTPNRDMAVKISDEVAAQFFDDYSGIAYLCDVMEVLHAHKF; the protein is encoded by the coding sequence ATGACCCAGCAAGCCAGCAAGCTCGTCATCGTCACGGAAAAGTTGCTGCTAAAACAGATCGCCAAGATCATCGACGAAGCCGGGGCTACCGGTTATACAGTGGTGGACGCTGGCGGTAAAGGCAGTCGCAACGTGCGCTCGTCGGGACAAACCACCGTTTCCGACACCTACTCGAATATAAAGTTCGAGGTGCTTACCCCCAATCGGGATATGGCCGTGAAGATCTCAGATGAGGTCGCAGCGCAGTTTTTCGACGATTATTCCGGCATCGCCTATCTCTGTGACGTGATGGAGGTACTGCACGCGCACAAGTTCTGA